In Spirochaetota bacterium, a genomic segment contains:
- the raiA gene encoding ribosome-associated translation inhibitor RaiA, whose translation MNITVTGRHLNVSDSLRDYAEKKIKKLDRHFNQLIDAHIILSVEKLDHISEVVLNGDGVQFHGKEKAADLFSAIDLLFEKMEKQVRRYKEKHQMHKGPERGEVASIDVTSNGGKEVVLRQVSNKPVDNIEALLQMRVDKKDYILFKKGDSKIETDVSSSNKNYAVIFRGTNGLKMVEVPADKTESGSHAGHFVTYALDIFDDTPANPRVEFKKLSSCDMLKLTLHEAILEIEKSRQHFLPFFNIESEFINIISKNGNKYEVMVPAF comes from the coding sequence ATGAACATCACAGTAACCGGAAGGCATCTGAATGTCTCGGATAGCCTGCGTGACTATGCGGAAAAAAAGATAAAAAAGCTGGACCGGCATTTCAATCAGCTGATAGACGCGCACATCATACTGTCGGTTGAAAAGCTGGACCATATTTCCGAGGTCGTGCTGAACGGCGACGGTGTGCAGTTCCACGGCAAGGAAAAAGCGGCCGATCTCTTCTCCGCTATTGACCTCCTGTTCGAGAAAATGGAGAAACAGGTCCGCCGTTACAAAGAGAAGCACCAGATGCACAAGGGCCCCGAACGGGGCGAGGTCGCTTCCATAGATGTCACCAGCAACGGGGGAAAAGAGGTGGTCCTCCGGCAGGTAAGCAACAAGCCTGTCGACAACATCGAGGCGCTGCTGCAGATGAGGGTCGATAAGAAAGACTATATCCTGTTCAAGAAGGGCGACAGCAAGATAGAGACCGACGTGTCGTCGTCGAACAAGAATTACGCGGTCATTTTCCGGGGGACGAACGGCCTGAAGATGGTCGAGGTTCCGGCCGACAAGACGGAAAGCGGCTCCCATGCCGGTCATTTTGTCACCTATGCCCTTGATATTTTCGATGACACCCCGGCCAATCCGCGGGTGGAATTCAAAAAGCTCAGTTCATGCGATATGTTGAAGCTCACGCTCCACGAGGCGATACTCGAGATTGAAAAATCCAGGCAGCATTTCCTGCCGTTTTTCAACATCGAGTCCGAGTTCATCAACATCATAAGCAAGAACGGCAACAAGTATGAAGTGATGGTCCCGGCTTTCTAA
- the rpoN gene encoding RNA polymerase factor sigma-54: protein MTISLQTGLKQSQKLVMTRSLQQAIELLQLSTVELYDRISDELVENPVLEEDGVVMSSQTTPGTDVEAGVARNLSGDESLITRGEEQRAMYEDASDTGYSDEEDRKRNYFENITAQEESLSEHLLWQARMTARDERELNIYQAIITSINENGFLDEDPAELLKDICTPADAERFAGAVSLFDPVGCAVRGVRESLLVQCGHFYPADDVLRRIVADCFEHFEKLDYKKIAGTLGMAMADVLEKTKMIQNLDPYPGRQYSNRTIRYIVPDIDVRLVDGEIIVGLNDDWVPGLRINSYYISLLKKKNIEKKLRDYIQDKMQSARYLVKNIANRRATILRVVESIMKRQREFLEKGPGHLHPLTHSEVARELGLHESTVSRATSNKYVQTGWGVFDLKYFFVSRLKAGQNSAEVSSDEAMNLIRDVIERENAERPYSDEEIVRILGKAGMHVARRTVAKYRGILNIPTSGRRKKINKIKTEERT, encoded by the coding sequence ATGACCATTTCTCTCCAGACAGGATTGAAGCAATCACAAAAGCTGGTAATGACCCGGTCCCTGCAACAGGCTATTGAGCTGTTACAGCTTTCCACGGTAGAACTCTACGACAGAATATCAGATGAACTTGTTGAAAACCCGGTCCTGGAAGAGGACGGCGTCGTCATGTCCTCGCAGACGACGCCGGGAACGGACGTTGAAGCCGGCGTCGCCAGGAACCTGAGCGGCGACGAGTCGCTGATAACCAGGGGCGAGGAACAGCGGGCGATGTACGAGGACGCCAGCGATACCGGCTATTCCGACGAGGAAGATAGAAAGAGAAATTATTTCGAGAACATAACGGCCCAGGAGGAATCCCTCTCCGAGCACCTGCTCTGGCAGGCGCGGATGACGGCCCGTGATGAGCGCGAGCTGAACATCTACCAGGCGATCATAACGTCCATCAATGAGAACGGGTTCCTGGACGAGGACCCGGCCGAGCTCCTCAAGGACATCTGCACTCCCGCCGACGCTGAGCGGTTCGCCGGAGCCGTCAGCCTTTTTGACCCCGTCGGGTGCGCCGTCCGGGGCGTCCGGGAAAGCCTGCTGGTCCAGTGCGGCCATTTTTATCCCGCCGACGACGTGCTCAGGAGGATCGTGGCCGACTGCTTCGAGCATTTCGAGAAGCTGGATTACAAGAAAATCGCCGGCACCCTCGGCATGGCCATGGCGGACGTGCTGGAGAAGACGAAGATGATACAGAACCTTGATCCGTATCCGGGCCGCCAGTATTCGAACAGAACCATCCGCTATATTGTCCCCGACATCGACGTCCGCCTGGTGGACGGGGAGATCATCGTGGGCCTCAATGACGATTGGGTCCCGGGGCTGCGCATCAATTCATACTATATTTCGCTGCTGAAGAAAAAAAACATTGAAAAAAAATTAAGGGACTATATTCAGGATAAAATGCAGTCGGCCCGTTACCTCGTGAAAAATATAGCGAACAGGCGCGCCACGATACTCAGGGTTGTCGAATCCATCATGAAGCGCCAGCGCGAATTCCTGGAAAAGGGGCCGGGCCATCTGCATCCGCTGACGCACAGCGAGGTGGCGCGCGAGCTGGGCCTCCACGAGTCGACCGTGAGCCGCGCCACCAGCAACAAGTATGTGCAGACCGGGTGGGGGGTCTTTGATCTGAAATATTTTTTCGTGTCGCGGCTCAAGGCCGGCCAGAACAGCGCGGAGGTGTCGTCCGACGAGGCCATGAACCTTATTCGTGACGTCATCGAGCGCGAGAACGCGGAGCGGCCCTACAGCGACGAGGAGATCGTGAGGATACTCGGCAAGGCGGGCATGCATGTGGCCCGCCGAACCGTCGCGAAATACCGGGGGATTCTGAACATCCCGACGTCCGGTAGACGAAAGAAGATCAATAAAATTAAAACAGAGGAGCGTACATGA
- a CDS encoding universal stress protein: protein MRRYIQKVLAPVDGSESSKKALEMAIVIAKESHAKLTVLEVVEEFGPLPGFYGAAPEGVDRVKWLSEQRFEEVHPMLDHENIEWDRIVVEGYPADKICEIAEQGGYDMIVMGSKGRSAVARFLVGSISDRVVHHAHCSVCVVK from the coding sequence ATGAGACGGTATATCCAGAAGGTGCTGGCCCCGGTGGACGGATCGGAATCCTCGAAGAAGGCGCTGGAAATGGCCATCGTCATAGCCAAGGAGTCCCACGCGAAATTGACGGTCCTGGAGGTCGTGGAGGAATTCGGCCCGTTGCCCGGATTTTACGGCGCCGCGCCGGAGGGGGTCGACCGCGTGAAGTGGCTCTCGGAGCAGCGCTTCGAGGAAGTCCATCCCATGCTGGACCATGAGAACATCGAGTGGGACCGGATCGTGGTGGAGGGATACCCGGCGGACAAGATCTGCGAGATCGCGGAACAGGGCGGGTATGACATGATCGTCATGGGCAGCAAGGGCCGCTCCGCCGTAGCGCGGTTCCTGGTCGGCTCCATATCCGACCGGGTGGTGCACCACGCCCATTGCTCCGTGTGCGTCGTTAAATAG
- a CDS encoding CTP synthase: MNINTKFIFVTGGVCSSLGKGISIASLGMLLEGHGYRVSIIKMDPYINIDPGTMSPFQHGEVYVTEDGAETDLDLGYYERFTGAEYTRKNSISTGQIYNTVIQRERRGDYLGRTVQVIPHITDEIKSRIYSVAANYDLDFVMVEIGGTVGDIESIPFLEAIRQIRQELGSNRVLNVHLTLVPTLSAAGEQKTKPTQHSVKELMEIGIIPDILLCRSANPLTTDLKSKIALFCNVSERNVISAIDVPGSIYEIPYMFHEQEYDNIVLENFKMDAKPLKIPAWDGFIKSLKNPEKNVRIAVVGKYISLQDAYRSIYEAILHGAAANKARLDIVRIDSEDIEKSPDSITSLLDGIDGVLVPGGFGDRGIEGKVLAINHARTNNIPFFGICLGLQCAVIEFGRSVCGLAGANSKEFDPSTPHPVISLLEDQEIVLDMGGTMRLGAYQCHLNEGSRVREIYGKESVMERHRHRYEFTNRYRETYEKCGMAFGGIHVPINLVETIELPGHPWFIATQFHPEFKSKPTKPHPLFRDFIRASVERRSGK; this comes from the coding sequence ATGAACATTAATACAAAATTCATTTTCGTGACCGGGGGAGTATGCTCCTCACTGGGGAAGGGCATCTCCATAGCCTCGCTGGGCATGCTCCTGGAAGGCCACGGCTACAGGGTTTCGATCATCAAAATGGATCCCTACATAAACATAGACCCGGGCACCATGAGCCCCTTCCAGCACGGCGAGGTGTACGTGACGGAGGACGGCGCCGAGACAGACCTGGACCTGGGCTACTACGAGCGCTTCACCGGCGCAGAGTATACCAGGAAGAACTCGATTTCCACGGGCCAGATCTACAACACCGTCATCCAGCGTGAGCGGCGGGGCGATTACCTGGGCCGCACCGTCCAGGTCATTCCCCATATCACCGACGAGATAAAGAGCCGCATCTACAGCGTCGCGGCCAACTACGACCTGGACTTCGTCATGGTCGAGATCGGCGGCACTGTGGGTGACATAGAATCGATCCCCTTCCTGGAGGCCATCCGCCAGATCCGCCAGGAGCTCGGCTCGAACCGGGTCCTCAATGTCCATCTTACCCTGGTGCCCACCCTGTCCGCCGCGGGGGAGCAGAAGACGAAGCCGACGCAGCATTCGGTCAAGGAGCTGATGGAAATAGGGATCATTCCCGACATCCTCCTCTGCCGTTCGGCCAACCCGCTGACCACGGACCTGAAAAGCAAGATAGCCCTGTTCTGCAACGTATCGGAGCGCAATGTCATATCCGCCATCGACGTCCCCGGGTCCATCTACGAGATCCCCTACATGTTCCATGAGCAGGAATACGACAACATCGTGCTGGAAAACTTCAAGATGGACGCGAAGCCCCTCAAGATCCCCGCCTGGGACGGCTTCATCAAGTCCCTGAAGAACCCGGAAAAGAATGTCCGCATCGCCGTGGTGGGCAAGTATATTTCGCTCCAGGACGCCTATCGATCCATATACGAGGCGATCCTTCACGGGGCGGCTGCCAACAAGGCCCGCCTGGACATAGTCCGCATCGATTCCGAGGATATCGAGAAGTCCCCGGATAGCATCACGAGCCTTCTCGACGGCATTGACGGCGTCCTGGTGCCGGGCGGCTTTGGCGACAGGGGAATCGAGGGGAAGGTGCTGGCCATTAACCATGCGCGCACCAACAATATCCCTTTCTTCGGCATCTGCCTCGGCCTGCAGTGCGCAGTCATCGAATTCGGCCGCAGCGTCTGCGGCCTGGCAGGGGCCAATTCGAAGGAATTCGATCCCTCCACGCCTCACCCTGTCATATCCCTCCTTGAGGACCAGGAGATCGTCCTTGACATGGGCGGCACCATGCGCCTGGGCGCGTACCAGTGCCATCTTAATGAAGGAAGCAGGGTAAGGGAGATATACGGCAAAGAATCGGTCATGGAGAGGCACCGTCACCGGTATGAATTCACCAACCGTTACCGCGAAACTTACGAGAAATGCGGCATGGCCTTCGGCGGGATCCATGTGCCTATTAACCTGGTTGAGACCATCGAGCTTCCCGGTCATCCCTGGTTCATAGCAACCCAGTTTCATCCGGAGTTTAAATCAAAACCCACGAAACCGCACCCTCTTTTCAGGGATTTTATCAGGGCCTCGGTGGAAAGACGCTCCGGCAAATAA
- a CDS encoding PilZ domain-containing protein, translated as MVEKRRFPRHQCKLKTVFNYYEGNPDDIDNEITVPSKGKGVICDISQGGALLVTSARVSPGVPALLNFKIKKQKMAIHGRIVRTGLLKNNPTEVAQKMARFSSFGDAYIAIEFKEPISFSSEDL; from the coding sequence ATGGTAGAAAAGCGCAGATTTCCCCGCCATCAGTGCAAGCTTAAAACGGTATTCAATTATTATGAAGGGAACCCCGATGATATTGACAACGAGATAACGGTCCCGAGCAAGGGAAAGGGCGTCATCTGCGACATCAGCCAGGGCGGCGCGCTCCTGGTCACCTCGGCCCGCGTTTCTCCCGGCGTGCCGGCCCTTCTCAATTTCAAGATAAAAAAGCAGAAGATGGCGATACATGGCCGCATCGTCAGGACAGGATTGTTAAAGAACAACCCGACCGAGGTGGCCCAGAAGATGGCCCGTTTTTCCTCCTTCGGCGACGCATACATAGCGATAGAATTCAAGGAGCCCATCTCATTTTCATCTGAAGATCTGTGA
- the mfd gene encoding transcription-repair coupling factor — MTLKPLCDIFRRSDEFGELRRALGEKDRGGSDGPLLVEGISPASFPLIAASVFHESPRQVIVVAENYQKMHETHLDLSAMVDEASLFLFPPWETLPYEFVSPPETTERERITALYRLIKGGPALVVTAVESVMRKIPNRGFFEKKGVVLEAGADYPFDDIVAMLAAYGYSREKRVESFGHFAIKGGIIDIFPPSHDTPLRLDFFGDTLESIREFDLASQISSAEHRSVTVYPRKELVLFGTEREKLQGLLSEARSGGLDLPENILSRLKEGSLDDVSGIEDLFPHIIPGDTLFSYLREDAIIIYLEPAELSVKRNHIEKTFHELYDRKRAATLCLPPESLIDPEAYDRGRAKALCLQAFTASPHSMKWQLRSIPNFHGRIKQVREEIAARFEQGWRVAVTTGFEGQARRLYDLLAEFKPDGKFEEFTDADLNILLSPLKEGIEIASARLLVITDHEIFGKSYRKKREFKKKTSRPIDSFLDLKPGDYVVHINHGIGTFRKIERMSAGGVERDFLLIEYAEGDRLYVSLDQITMVQKYIGLEGRKPRIDSLGKKSAWNRIKEKVQKSVEETAAELIKIYSARRALKGFQFPPDTTWQEEFESQFDYEETPDQITAIEDVKDDMENPRPMDRLICGDVGFGKTEVAIRAAFKAVMAGRQVAILVPTTVLAMQHFTTFTKRFSGYPIEIDMISRFRTSAEIGRIKARLKEGKIDIIIGTHAMLARDMIIKNLGLLVIDEEQRFGVRHKEQLKKFRTLVDVMTLSATPIPRTLHMAMAGIRDLTIILTPPENRQSIETYVMEDNPDILRMAVMNEIERGGQVFYVHNRVQTIEAHAVMMRELVPEATCAVAHGQMHEHELEDVMIDFLNHKFDILVSTSIIESGLDMPNVNTIVINRADAFGLSQLYQLKGRVGRSNRKAYAYLFYPKHRPLTEEAMKRLRVIAEYSELGSGFKIAMKDMEIRGAGNILGVEQSGNIFEVGFELYLNMLEDAVQQLKGEPVSSQFRTPLFLKTDFFIPDAYIGDEKQKIEFYKRFESCDSVEEVEQVEKEMVDRFGPYPEEVRTLIQIEQIRAMASLLAIDEIMEDSRSIRITISGSARVDVKKVVGLMAADRRLSIDQADRETLIFVPESMKAEKKVPELKKLLQQLM, encoded by the coding sequence ATGACCCTCAAACCCTTATGCGACATATTCAGGCGGTCCGACGAGTTCGGCGAGCTGCGGAGGGCCCTCGGGGAGAAGGACCGCGGCGGAAGCGACGGCCCCCTCCTGGTCGAAGGGATATCTCCCGCTTCGTTCCCGCTGATCGCCGCGTCGGTCTTCCATGAATCGCCGCGGCAGGTGATCGTGGTTGCCGAGAATTACCAGAAGATGCACGAGACGCACCTGGACCTGAGCGCGATGGTCGACGAGGCCTCGCTCTTCCTCTTCCCCCCCTGGGAGACCCTCCCCTACGAGTTCGTGTCGCCGCCGGAAACGACGGAGCGGGAGCGGATCACCGCCCTCTACCGGCTCATCAAGGGCGGGCCGGCCCTGGTGGTGACGGCCGTGGAATCGGTCATGAGGAAGATCCCGAACCGCGGTTTCTTCGAGAAAAAAGGGGTCGTCCTCGAGGCCGGCGCTGACTATCCCTTCGACGACATCGTGGCGATGCTGGCCGCGTACGGCTACTCCCGGGAAAAGCGGGTCGAGTCCTTCGGGCATTTCGCCATCAAGGGAGGCATCATCGACATCTTCCCCCCGTCCCACGATACGCCCCTGCGACTTGATTTTTTCGGCGACACCCTTGAATCGATACGGGAATTCGACCTGGCCAGCCAGATCTCGAGCGCCGAACACCGGTCCGTCACCGTATACCCGCGGAAAGAGCTGGTCCTGTTCGGGACCGAGCGTGAGAAGCTGCAGGGCCTCCTTTCCGAAGCGCGGTCCGGCGGCCTGGACCTGCCGGAGAACATCCTCTCCCGGCTGAAGGAAGGATCGCTGGATGATGTGAGCGGCATCGAAGACCTGTTTCCGCACATAATACCGGGCGACACCCTCTTTTCATATCTCCGGGAGGATGCCATCATCATATACCTGGAACCGGCGGAGCTCTCGGTTAAGCGCAATCACATCGAAAAGACGTTCCACGAGCTGTATGACCGGAAGCGCGCCGCGACCCTCTGCCTTCCGCCGGAGAGCCTCATCGATCCGGAGGCCTATGACCGGGGGCGCGCGAAGGCCCTCTGCCTCCAGGCTTTCACCGCCTCCCCGCACTCCATGAAATGGCAGCTCCGGAGCATCCCCAATTTTCACGGCAGGATAAAGCAGGTCCGCGAGGAGATCGCCGCGCGGTTCGAGCAGGGGTGGCGCGTGGCCGTCACGACCGGCTTCGAGGGCCAGGCGCGGCGCCTCTACGACCTCCTCGCCGAGTTCAAGCCGGACGGCAAGTTCGAGGAATTCACCGACGCTGACCTGAACATCCTTCTATCCCCCCTCAAGGAGGGGATCGAGATCGCGTCCGCCAGGCTCCTCGTCATAACGGACCACGAGATCTTCGGCAAGAGCTACCGCAAAAAGCGGGAATTCAAGAAGAAGACCTCCCGGCCCATCGACTCGTTCCTCGACCTGAAGCCGGGCGACTACGTCGTCCACATCAACCACGGCATCGGCACGTTCCGGAAAATCGAGCGGATGTCCGCCGGCGGGGTCGAGCGTGACTTCCTCCTGATCGAGTACGCCGAGGGGGACCGGCTCTACGTCTCCCTGGACCAGATCACCATGGTGCAGAAGTATATCGGGCTCGAGGGACGAAAGCCCCGCATCGACAGCCTGGGAAAAAAATCGGCGTGGAACCGCATCAAGGAGAAGGTCCAGAAATCCGTCGAGGAAACGGCGGCGGAGCTCATCAAGATATACTCCGCCCGGCGCGCCCTGAAGGGTTTCCAGTTCCCGCCGGACACCACCTGGCAGGAGGAGTTCGAGTCCCAGTTCGATTACGAGGAGACGCCGGACCAGATCACGGCCATCGAGGACGTGAAGGACGACATGGAAAACCCGCGCCCCATGGACCGCCTCATCTGCGGCGACGTGGGCTTCGGGAAGACAGAGGTGGCCATCCGGGCCGCCTTCAAGGCCGTCATGGCGGGGCGGCAGGTGGCGATACTCGTCCCCACCACGGTGCTGGCGATGCAGCACTTCACCACCTTCACGAAACGCTTTTCCGGCTACCCCATCGAGATCGACATGATATCGCGCTTCCGCACCTCCGCCGAGATAGGCCGCATCAAGGCCAGGCTGAAAGAGGGGAAGATCGACATCATCATCGGCACCCACGCGATGCTGGCCAGGGACATGATCATCAAGAACCTGGGCCTCCTCGTCATCGACGAGGAGCAGCGCTTCGGCGTGCGCCACAAGGAGCAGCTGAAGAAATTCCGCACCCTGGTGGACGTCATGACCCTCTCCGCCACGCCGATCCCCCGCACCCTCCACATGGCCATGGCGGGCATCCGGGACCTGACGATCATCCTCACGCCGCCGGAGAACCGCCAGTCCATCGAGACCTACGTTATGGAGGACAACCCGGACATCCTCCGCATGGCCGTCATGAACGAGATCGAGCGGGGCGGCCAGGTCTTCTACGTGCACAACCGCGTCCAGACCATCGAGGCCCACGCGGTCATGATGCGGGAGCTTGTGCCCGAGGCGACCTGCGCCGTCGCCCACGGCCAGATGCACGAGCACGAGCTCGAGGACGTCATGATCGACTTCCTCAACCACAAGTTCGACATCCTGGTCAGCACCTCCATCATCGAGTCGGGCCTGGACATGCCCAACGTCAACACCATCGTCATCAACCGCGCCGACGCCTTCGGCCTGTCGCAGCTCTACCAGCTCAAGGGGCGCGTGGGCCGCTCGAACCGCAAGGCCTACGCATACCTCTTTTACCCGAAGCACCGCCCCCTCACGGAGGAGGCGATGAAGCGCCTTCGCGTCATCGCCGAGTACTCCGAGCTCGGCAGCGGCTTCAAGATCGCCATGAAGGACATGGAGATACGGGGGGCCGGCAACATCCTGGGCGTGGAGCAGTCGGGCAACATCTTCGAAGTGGGTTTCGAGCTGTATCTGAACATGCTCGAGGACGCGGTACAGCAGCTCAAGGGCGAGCCGGTCTCGTCGCAGTTCCGGACCCCACTTTTCCTGAAGACGGACTTCTTCATCCCCGACGCCTACATCGGCGACGAGAAGCAGAAGATAGAGTTCTACAAGCGCTTCGAGTCATGCGATTCCGTCGAGGAGGTCGAGCAGGTCGAGAAGGAGATGGTGGACCGCTTCGGCCCCTACCCGGAGGAGGTGAGAACGCTGATCCAGATCGAGCAGATCCGGGCCATGGCCTCGCTCCTGGCCATCGACGAGATAATGGAGGATTCCCGCTCCATCAGGATCACAATTTCGGGGAGCGCCCGGGTCGACGTGAAGAAGGTGGTGGGGCTGATGGCCGCGGACCGGCGCCTGTCCATCGACCAGGCCGACCGGGAGACCCTTATCTTCGTGCCGGAATCGATGAAAGCCGAAAAAAAGGTGCCGGAGCTGAAAAAATTGTTGCAACAATTGATGTGA
- a CDS encoding chemotaxis response regulator protein-glutamate methylesterase, translating to MNKIKVMIVDDSAVMRKFLTEALSQSSRIEVVGTALDPYIAADKINKARPDVLTLDIEMPRMDGLTFLKKLMIASPMPVIMVSSFTDSGAKVTLQALESGAVDFILKPSIQDGASMKEFAESLIEKIIMASNSKVKRSASTRILPEEKPMPMIVDKKYSADVILQKKDPREIRARSEKVIAIGASTGGTEVIDEILVNLPDNLPGIVITQHMPEKFTEAFANRVNDKCAIMVREAKDKDRLYKGMALIAPGGKHMILRADGNGYWTEINDGPPVNRHKPSVDVLFRSVSLVAGKSALGIICTGMGADGAAGLLEMRQAGAVTIAQDEASCVVYGMPNEAQKLGAAAMERNIKGMIDYIKSFND from the coding sequence ATGAATAAAATCAAGGTCATGATTGTCGATGATTCAGCGGTTATGCGGAAGTTTCTCACCGAGGCCCTGTCCCAATCGTCGCGGATCGAGGTCGTGGGGACCGCCCTGGACCCGTATATCGCCGCCGACAAGATCAACAAGGCGCGTCCCGATGTCCTCACCCTGGATATAGAGATGCCGCGGATGGACGGCCTGACCTTCCTGAAAAAGCTGATGATAGCGTCGCCCATGCCGGTCATCATGGTCAGCTCCTTCACCGACAGCGGCGCGAAGGTCACCCTTCAGGCGCTGGAGAGCGGGGCCGTTGATTTCATACTGAAGCCCTCGATACAGGACGGCGCCAGCATGAAGGAGTTCGCCGAATCGCTGATAGAGAAGATAATAATGGCCAGCAATTCCAAGGTGAAGCGGAGCGCGTCAACGAGGATACTTCCCGAAGAAAAGCCGATGCCGATGATCGTCGACAAGAAGTATTCCGCCGACGTCATCCTTCAGAAAAAGGACCCGCGCGAGATCAGGGCGCGCAGCGAAAAGGTCATAGCAATCGGCGCCTCCACCGGCGGCACCGAGGTGATAGACGAGATCCTGGTGAACCTCCCCGACAACCTCCCGGGCATCGTCATCACTCAGCATATGCCCGAGAAGTTCACCGAGGCGTTCGCCAACCGGGTTAACGACAAGTGCGCCATCATGGTGCGCGAGGCGAAGGACAAGGACCGCCTTTACAAGGGAATGGCGCTGATCGCACCCGGCGGGAAGCACATGATCCTCAGGGCCGACGGGAACGGCTACTGGACCGAGATCAACGACGGCCCGCCGGTGAACCGCCACAAGCCGTCGGTGGACGTCCTCTTCCGGTCGGTGAGCCTGGTGGCGGGGAAGTCCGCCCTCGGCATCATCTGCACCGGCATGGGCGCCGACGGGGCCGCGGGGCTTCTCGAAATGAGGCAGGCCGGCGCCGTTACCATCGCCCAGGATGAGGCGTCCTGCGTGGTCTACGGCATGCCCAACGAGGCGCAAAAGCTGGGCGCCGCGGCCATGGAACGGAACATCAAGGGCATGATAGATTATATTAAATCCTTCAACGACTAG
- a CDS encoding chemotaxis protein CheD has translation MYIRNNTKFGKDIKIIHPGEYYVSGENEIIGTLLGSCVAVCLVDLEKGVAGMNHFMLPGRITTRDIFSDKQAKYGITAINRLLSDMLAMGCKRENIVAKVFGGGHVLESIQSSSSISDDNVRLANLMMEIEDIPITESDTGSNYTRKLLLDVKTGKVYLKKSTRKDVIDEIGKEEKEYARRSFPNE, from the coding sequence ATGTATATCCGTAACAACACGAAATTCGGCAAGGACATCAAGATCATTCATCCGGGAGAATACTACGTTTCGGGTGAAAACGAAATCATCGGCACGCTCCTCGGCTCATGCGTGGCGGTGTGCCTTGTCGACCTCGAGAAGGGGGTGGCCGGCATGAATCACTTCATGCTGCCCGGGAGGATAACCACGCGGGATATATTTTCCGATAAGCAGGCCAAGTACGGCATTACGGCGATCAACAGGCTGTTGTCCGACATGCTCGCCATGGGCTGCAAGAGGGAAAATATCGTTGCGAAGGTGTTCGGCGGGGGCCATGTGCTGGAAAGCATCCAGAGCTCTTCTTCGATATCGGACGACAACGTGCGGCTGGCGAACCTGATGATGGAAATCGAGGATATCCCCATCACCGAAAGCGACACGGGGAGCAATTACACCAGAAAACTTCTTCTTGACGTGAAGACCGGAAAGGTTTATCTTAAGAAATCGACGCGGAAGGATGTCATCGATGAGATAGGCAAAGAGGAGAAAGAATACGCCCGGAGGAGCTTCCCGAATGAATAA
- a CDS encoding protein-glutamate O-methyltransferase translates to MNFIEFDDDVFIKFKELIYQEAGIKLTDLKKALIQARLSKRLRFLGLSSYRDYYNYLIDNYNEEKIEFINAITTNKTEFFREFKHFDYMRDNCFPDFIERGKKTIKIWSAGCSTGEEPYSIAITVKEFFGSAKTPEIKILATDIDTNVLEKAYAGMYTLEQVKDIDVSVLKKYFMRGTGGNEGLFKVKDEIRKMVTIRRLNLLEDAYPMKGKMDIIFCRNVIIYFDRPTQKVLFERFGRYLDDDGYLFIGHSENLTSITNRFTLLGHTIYRKSIMQL, encoded by the coding sequence ATGAATTTTATCGAATTTGATGACGATGTATTTATTAAATTTAAAGAGCTGATCTACCAGGAAGCGGGGATCAAGCTCACCGACCTGAAGAAGGCCCTCATACAGGCGCGTCTCTCCAAGCGCCTGCGGTTTCTCGGCCTGTCGTCGTACCGCGATTACTACAACTATCTCATCGACAATTACAATGAAGAAAAGATCGAGTTCATAAACGCCATCACGACCAACAAAACCGAGTTTTTCCGGGAATTCAAGCACTTTGATTACATGCGGGACAATTGCTTTCCCGATTTCATCGAGCGGGGCAAGAAGACGATAAAGATCTGGAGCGCAGGGTGCTCAACGGGGGAAGAGCCGTATTCGATCGCTATCACCGTGAAGGAGTTTTTCGGCAGCGCGAAGACGCCGGAGATCAAGATACTCGCCACCGATATCGACACCAATGTTCTCGAAAAGGCGTACGCGGGAATGTATACCCTTGAGCAGGTGAAGGATATCGATGTTTCCGTGCTTAAGAAATATTTCATGCGGGGCACCGGCGGGAACGAGGGCCTCTTCAAGGTCAAGGATGAGATCCGCAAGATGGTGACCATCAGGCGACTGAATCTCCTCGAGGACGCCTACCCGATGAAGGGGAAAATGGATATAATATTCTGCAGAAACGTGATCATATATTTTGACAGGCCGACGCAGAAGGTACTGTTTGAAAGGTTCGGCAGGTACCTTGACGATGACGGGTATCTGTTCATAGGCCATTCGGAGAACCTGACCAGCATTACCAACAGGTTCACGCTGCTGGGCCATACGATTTACCGGAAATCCATCATGCAGTTGTGA